Proteins from a genomic interval of Chryseobacterium indologenes:
- a CDS encoding DUF2147 domain-containing protein: MKKMLLTFALSMFGVLTFAQIEGKWKTIDDETKQAKSIVEIFKKSDGKYYGKVSQLLIKPADPNCTACKDDRKGKPILGLEIIRGLKKDGDEFTGGSITDPKTGKTYKCTITKSGDKLNVRGYLGLSLLGRTQVWEKAN, translated from the coding sequence ATGAAAAAAATGTTGTTAACATTCGCGCTTTCGATGTTTGGTGTGCTTACATTTGCACAGATAGAAGGTAAGTGGAAAACGATAGATGACGAAACAAAACAGGCTAAATCTATTGTAGAGATATTTAAAAAATCAGATGGAAAATATTACGGTAAAGTTTCCCAGTTATTGATAAAACCTGCCGATCCAAACTGTACAGCCTGTAAAGACGACAGAAAAGGAAAACCTATTCTGGGCCTGGAAATCATCAGAGGACTCAAAAAGGATGGTGATGAGTTTACAGGTGGAAGCATTACAGATCCTAAAACAGGGAAAACCTATAAATGTACCATTACAAAAAGCGGAGATAAGCTGAACGTAAGAGGTTACCTTGGATTATCTTTACTTGGAAGAACCCAGGTTTGGGAAAAAGCTAATTAA
- a CDS encoding KUP/HAK/KT family potassium transporter: MAEVTEDGYHFDIKKLSFIGVLVSLGIVFGDIGTSPLYVMKAIVNARSQGSNMPFNEYIEGALSCIIWTLTLQTTIKYVIIALRADNKGEGGILALFSLVRNLKKGWLYLIAIIGAAALIADGVITPSLTVMSAIEGLEIYNPHTPVVPITIGILIAIFVVQQFGTSFIGKFFGPVMVVWFLVLGGLGVMHLSENFEILRSFNPYYAYKLIVNSPSAIVILGAVFLCTTGAEALYSDLGHCGAKNIRVSWAFVKIMLILNYLGQGAWLLTNYDKPGFSVVNPFFGIMEEWMIIPGVILATAAAIIASQALITGSFTIFSEAMSLNLWPNQKIDYPSGVKGQMYIPRINWGLLILCIIVVLHFRESGKMEAAYGLSITVTMLMTTVLLVFWLLKHRVSKVLILVFAMVYMAIELGFFSANIIKFMEGGWITVVLAGSIGVSMYAWYNGRLIKTRFIQFVKIEKYVSILKDMKLDESIPKYATNLAYLSRAKRNDEVESKIIYSIIKKQPKRADHYFILSIVNQEDPYTFKYTVDEILPGTVYKINFLLGFKVDRRINDYFNMVLKDLMADETIPSRSSHPSLRAHNIPPDLKYVIIDNTYINDILLTVKQKITLNIYNFVKYIGSDDFKAWGVSSHNVEVESAPITELTVYDNKIEQSGYFRHNS; encoded by the coding sequence ATGGCAGAAGTTACAGAAGATGGCTACCACTTCGACATCAAGAAACTTTCCTTTATTGGAGTTTTAGTGTCTCTAGGAATTGTTTTTGGAGATATTGGTACCTCTCCGCTTTACGTAATGAAAGCAATTGTGAATGCAAGATCCCAAGGGAGCAATATGCCATTCAACGAATACATTGAGGGAGCCCTTTCCTGTATTATTTGGACCCTTACCCTGCAGACTACAATCAAATATGTGATTATTGCTTTAAGAGCAGATAACAAAGGGGAAGGAGGTATTCTTGCCTTATTTTCTTTGGTAAGAAATCTTAAAAAAGGCTGGTTGTACCTTATAGCAATCATTGGTGCTGCAGCCCTTATTGCAGACGGCGTCATTACGCCATCGCTTACCGTTATGTCAGCTATTGAAGGTCTTGAAATTTATAATCCACATACTCCTGTTGTACCTATTACTATCGGGATCCTGATTGCCATTTTTGTGGTACAGCAATTCGGAACCAGCTTTATCGGGAAGTTTTTTGGTCCTGTAATGGTAGTTTGGTTTCTTGTATTAGGAGGTCTGGGAGTAATGCATTTAAGCGAAAATTTTGAGATTTTAAGATCTTTCAATCCTTATTACGCTTATAAACTCATTGTCAATTCTCCGAGTGCAATTGTAATCCTTGGAGCTGTTTTCCTTTGTACAACCGGAGCAGAAGCACTATATTCTGATCTGGGACACTGCGGAGCCAAAAATATCAGGGTAAGCTGGGCATTCGTTAAGATTATGCTTATTCTTAACTATCTTGGGCAGGGAGCATGGCTTCTGACCAATTATGACAAGCCTGGATTCTCTGTAGTAAACCCGTTCTTTGGAATCATGGAAGAATGGATGATCATCCCGGGAGTAATTTTGGCAACAGCTGCTGCAATTATTGCCAGCCAGGCATTGATTACAGGTTCATTCACCATATTCTCAGAAGCCATGTCTCTTAACCTTTGGCCAAATCAAAAAATTGATTACCCTTCGGGAGTAAAAGGGCAGATGTATATCCCAAGAATCAACTGGGGACTTCTTATCCTGTGTATCATTGTGGTTCTTCATTTCAGGGAATCAGGGAAAATGGAAGCTGCCTACGGACTTTCCATCACAGTAACAATGCTGATGACGACAGTCCTGTTGGTTTTCTGGCTACTGAAACACAGAGTAAGCAAAGTATTGATTCTGGTTTTTGCAATGGTTTATATGGCTATCGAATTAGGCTTCTTCAGTGCCAACATTATCAAATTCATGGAAGGTGGATGGATTACAGTTGTATTGGCCGGTTCTATCGGAGTTTCCATGTATGCATGGTACAACGGAAGACTGATCAAAACCAGATTTATCCAGTTTGTGAAAATAGAAAAATACGTATCTATTCTTAAAGATATGAAACTGGATGAGTCTATTCCAAAATATGCCACCAACTTAGCCTACCTAAGTCGTGCTAAAAGAAATGATGAAGTAGAATCAAAAATTATTTACTCTATCATCAAAAAGCAGCCAAAAAGAGCAGATCATTATTTCATCCTGAGCATAGTCAATCAGGAAGATCCCTATACTTTTAAATACACTGTGGATGAAATACTTCCCGGAACAGTATATAAAATTAACTTCCTATTAGGGTTCAAAGTAGACAGAAGAATCAACGATTATTTCAATATGGTTCTGAAGGATCTAATGGCAGACGAAACCATTCCTTCAAGAAGCAGTCACCCGTCTTTGAGAGCCCATAACATACCGCCGGATCTTAAATATGTGATCATAGATAACACCTATATCAACGATATACTTTTAACTGTTAAACAGAAGATTACCCTTAATATTTACAACTTTGTGAAGTATATCGGAAGTGACGACTTTAAGGCATGGGGAGTGTCTTCACACAACGTTGAGGTAGAATCTGCACCCATCACAGAATTGACGGTTTACGACAATAAGATTGAACAATCCGGATACTTCCGTCACAATTCTTAA
- a CDS encoding pyruvate dehydrogenase complex E1 component subunit beta → MAEYTFREVIAQAMSEEMRKDESIYLMGEEVAEYNGAYKASKGMLDEFGPKRVIDTPIAELGFTGISVGAAMNGNRPIVEFMTFNFSLVGIDQIINNAAKIRQMSGGQWNCPIVFRGPTASAGQLGATHSQAFEGWFANCPGLKVVVPSNPYDAKGLLKTAIQDNDPVIFMESEQMYGDKMEIPEEEYYLPIGKADIKREGKDVTLVSFGKIMKLALQAAEDMEKEGISVEVIDLRTARPLDFDTILASVKKTNRLVILEEAWPFGSISSEITYMVQQKAFDYLDAPIKRITTPDAPAPYSAALFAEWFPKLEKVKEEIKKAMYVK, encoded by the coding sequence ATGGCAGAATATACTTTTCGTGAGGTAATTGCACAGGCAATGAGCGAGGAAATGCGTAAAGACGAATCCATCTATCTGATGGGGGAGGAAGTTGCAGAATATAATGGTGCATATAAAGCTTCAAAAGGAATGCTGGATGAATTTGGTCCAAAAAGAGTGATCGATACACCGATTGCAGAACTTGGATTTACAGGAATCTCTGTAGGAGCTGCAATGAATGGGAACAGACCTATCGTAGAATTTATGACATTCAATTTCTCTTTGGTAGGAATTGATCAGATTATCAATAATGCGGCAAAGATCCGTCAGATGAGTGGTGGACAGTGGAACTGCCCGATCGTTTTCCGTGGGCCTACGGCTTCTGCAGGACAGTTGGGAGCTACCCACTCTCAGGCTTTTGAAGGTTGGTTTGCCAACTGCCCGGGACTTAAAGTGGTAGTGCCTTCTAACCCATATGATGCAAAAGGATTGCTGAAAACTGCAATTCAGGATAACGATCCTGTGATCTTTATGGAATCTGAGCAGATGTATGGAGATAAAATGGAAATTCCTGAGGAAGAATACTACCTACCAATAGGCAAAGCTGATATCAAGAGAGAAGGTAAAGATGTTACCCTGGTTTCTTTTGGTAAAATCATGAAATTGGCATTGCAAGCTGCCGAAGATATGGAAAAAGAAGGAATATCTGTGGAGGTAATTGACCTTAGAACAGCTCGTCCTTTAGATTTCGATACAATTTTAGCATCTGTAAAGAAAACAAATAGATTGGTTATTTTAGAAGAAGCATGGCCTTTTGGTTCAATATCTTCAGAAATTACGTATATGGTACAGCAAAAAGCATTCGATTATTTAGATGCTCCGATCAAGAGAATTACTACTCCTGATGCACCTGCTCCATATTCAGCTGCATTATTCGCAGAATGGTTCCCGAAGCTTGAAAAAGTAAAAGAGGAAATTAAAAAAGCAATGTACGTTAAGTAA
- a CDS encoding transcriptional repressor — MDTVQKEKNIALIKDVLRNYLLEKGFRNTPERYTILEEIYNMDHHFNVDDLYLLMMQKKYHVSKATIYNTIEIFLDAGLIRKHQFGEKTLTSSSYEKSYFDKQHDHLVIYKKDSDKEIEEIIEFCDPRIQGIKEAIEEAFGVKIDSHSLYFYGTKND; from the coding sequence ATGGATACAGTACAAAAAGAAAAAAATATAGCTTTGATCAAGGATGTTTTAAGGAACTACCTTTTAGAAAAAGGGTTCAGAAACACACCTGAGAGGTATACAATATTGGAAGAAATTTATAATATGGATCATCACTTTAATGTGGATGATCTGTATCTTCTGATGATGCAGAAAAAATATCACGTTTCCAAAGCTACGATTTATAACACTATTGAGATTTTCCTTGACGCAGGACTAATCCGTAAACATCAGTTCGGAGAAAAGACATTAACCTCTTCATCTTATGAGAAGTCTTATTTTGATAAACAGCATGACCATTTGGTGATCTACAAAAAAGATTCTGATAAAGAAATTGAAGAAATTATTGAATTCTGTGACCCAAGAATCCAAGGAATCAAAGAAGCCATCGAAGAAGCTTTTGGCGTAAAAATTGATTCTCATTCGCTATATTTCTATGGCACTAAGA